Part of the Primulina huaijiensis isolate GDHJ02 chromosome 15, ASM1229523v2, whole genome shotgun sequence genome is shown below.
TGTCTGTTCCTTCAAGAAACTGTTTTCAAGCTCACAGGGGAGATGGACGCCTTGTTTTATCGTTTATGGATGATCACACCCCACAAGAAGGTAGCGAGGATATGGAGGATAATGAAAGTTGGATTGATGAAGTGTTTGATAATACGGAAGAAGCTTTTGATCAAGGAATTGTGGATAGTGGCAGTTGTGATGGTGGTGAGGAGGAGAAGGAAGAGGAACGGGTGGCAGAGGAGAAGTTTCAGGTTAACAACGCCGGGAAAGTAGTGCACTTTGTGGCTGATCAGAGCTCAACATCATTGCCAAGATTGGTAAGTGTGCAGAAATCAGGCCTAATGATGAAAAACATGATGGGATTAAGGAACAAAGCAATGAACTTGGAGGCTGAGGTGCCGGTGGAGGAGCTCCAAATTCCTGAGCCTCTCCCACTACGGCCTCGTGTTCCTCGTTCAATCTCATATCCGCAAATCCCCCCTTCCTCATTCAACACTTACGAGTACTTCTGGCGGAACAAGGCCGCCGTTTGTGATGGTGTCGTCAACTCCATTATCGCCACCACACAGTCCACACCCATCAAAACCAACAACAATTGCAAGGCAAAAGGCACAAAGAGTCAAGATTTGGTGCTAATGAGAGGAAACAAGACAGAGTATTTTGTTCCATATTTGAAGGGATGCAAGGAGTTTCCAAGATCTTTGCTAATATGGGAGCCATGTAGCATTGTCACATCCTAGTTGTTTAGCCAAGTCCTTAGTCCCTCTGTATTGGAATTGCCTATCTTTGGTAATGAAAACTCCAATCTCAAAGCAAATGGTAACATCGATTAACATAGATACACTGCAAAAAGTTAATTGTTTTAACTttgatcaattatttttttaagaaaatgatttctctgtttaaaaattaatatgatacCATAAATGATGTCTCACATGACTTTCCATGTGAATAATTCACAAAAGCCTCCACCTtcgattttaaagaaaatttgggATAAACAGGAATATATATTGAACAACAAATCCACAATTAGATGGACGGAATGATTGATTAGGAGCTCGAAGTTTGCAGCAAAGGATTTACCGAACACAACCGACTCAAGAACTAATGAATCAGTTATAGTATGCCTAATTTTTAAGAgtagtctcttgtgagacggtctcacgaatatttatctgtgagacgggtcaaccctttcgatattcacaataaaaagtaatattcttaacataaaaagtaatattttttcatggatgacccaaataagagatccatatcaaaaaatacgacccgtgagaccgtctcacgtaagtttttatcaatttttaaaaaccgtACACGAATGGGACAAATAtgtctaaattttaaaaacatgggtttcaaataattttaattgatatgagattttatgttttttttaaaaattattttatagggGTGATAAATGTAATTTATCTTGGACAATTTAGTGAATCTTTTGTTAACAATTGTTTCGGAGTTGGACCTCATTCAGAATTAGAGCGATAAACAAGTCGAGTCAGTTCGCGAACTTTTTGATCCGACtcgataaatatttaatttgtatcCGAACTCGAGTCGAACTCATTTTTCGAACTCTTTTCAAGCCGAACtcgagttttaatattttataaatataatattgttatatttaatatatatatatatatatatatatttcgagCCTTTCAAATGTTATGAgcttttgaaattcattttcgAACCTTAATATCCGATTAATAGTTCAAAGGGCTCGCGAATAAGTTCGAACATTTCGAGCCGAACATGAACTTCATTTTGAGTCAAACTTGaaccacaaaattttaaaatttcgaacTTCGAATCGGACTCAAACTCGAATATACTTAATTCGAGccagattcaaattttttattaatattcgaCTCGATTCGATTCATTTATGCTCTTATTCAGAACCTCAAAAGGCCAAATGGAATTAGATGTTACTAGGAGTTTATTTTGGGCCTAGTTCTGAACCCCTTCCAAGCCCAAATATTATACA
Proteins encoded:
- the LOC140958323 gene encoding protein FAF-like, chloroplastic; translated protein: MPMRNKSFHYLSSSSPINELEEESPTKQGIGTILTSDCERTKNSSLRRTLSADMSSKKWLEQNGFFSPVKKIASSGELGNSVESSSVSSSEDEQGYEKCPGQDEVWASILSHKVRNGIQKPEQMDVWGSILVQKSETCSSVPPPYVHPLVKRSSITLSEQSLDMCTECIGSETGSDGFCSEILSDVGQEEVKELNSVGDFHLPNSRKAMATPLPPPLSFISSDGASIYMRSHRKNGRLILEAVSVPSRNCFQAHRGDGRLVLSFMDDHTPQEGSEDMEDNESWIDEVFDNTEEAFDQGIVDSGSCDGGEEEKEEERVAEEKFQVNNAGKVVHFVADQSSTSLPRLVSVQKSGLMMKNMMGLRNKAMNLEAEVPVEELQIPEPLPLRPRVPRSISYPQIPPSSFNTYEYFWRNKAAVCDGVVNSIIATTQSTPIKTNNNCKAKGTKSQDLVLMRGNKTEYFVPYLKGCKEFPRSLLIWEPCSIVTS